The region AAACTCTTTTTAGCAAATAAAGAAAGCTTGGTTGTGGCTGGAAAATTTCTTGATACTTTTAATATCTCTCCTATTGATAGCGAACATAGTGCATTAGCAGCACTTTTAAGGGGTATTAAACACCCTAAAAAGCTCACAATTACTGCTAGTGGTGGGGCATTTTTTAAATACAATGAAGTTGCAAATCTAAAAGCAAACGAAGCCTTAAAACACCCTAATTGGGATATGGGGGCAAAAATCACAATAGATAGTGCAACAATGACAAATAAGCTTTATGAATTAATAGAAGCAAAACATTTATATCCTAATTTAGAATTAGACGCAATCATAGAGCCAAGCTCAAGTATTCACGCATTTTGCGAAAGTATTAATGGCTCAATGAGTGCTTATTTTAGCGTGCCTGATATGAAGCTTAGCATTGCAAATGCACTCTTAGGTGAGAGTGATTTTGCTGCTTGTGAATATTTTGATATTTTAAAACTTGCTAAATTAGAATTCTTTGAGATAAATCCTAATAAATACCCTATTTTCAAACTAAAAGATGAGCTATTAAATAATCCTGATTTAGGTGTTATTATCAATGCTGCTAATGAAGAATTTGTATATAAATATTTAAAAGATGAATGTAAATTCTATGATATTAGCGACGCAGTATTTAAGGCTTTAGATAAATTTGCTGATAGTAAAATAAATACTATTGATGATGTGTTTAGTGTAGATAAAATGGTAAGAGAGTTTTTGAATGCTTAAGATATTTTTAACATTTTTAAGTCTTAATTTATTTGCTTTAAATTTTACTATAAACACTTTAGGAGAATGTGAAAAAGTTTGTGATAATACCGTTTTGATTTTTGGCGGTATTCAAGGAGATGAGCCAGGTGGTTTTCACGCTGCTAGCTTATTAATCACGGATTATAAAATCACTAAAGGAAAAGTAATTGTCGTGCCAAATCTTGCATTTGATTCAATAATTGCTAGAAGTCGTGGAGAATTTGGAGATTTAAATCGCAAATTTGCAGAACTTAGCGAAGATGACCCTGATTATTACACAGTTGAATTAATCAAAAAAATAATAACTTTACCTGAAGTAAAACTCATAATAAATCTTCACGATGGTAGTGGATATTATTCTCCAAAATACATAAATAA is a window of Campylobacter sp. MG1 DNA encoding:
- a CDS encoding 1-deoxy-D-xylulose-5-phosphate reductoisomerase, giving the protein MSVFGSTGSIGVNALKIIKQADIKLECISAYKNYELLNEQIKMFNPKIVLASDEILDKVNHSNKYSIKDAAFIMQDLKSDGIINAIVGFAGLKISLQTQELDKKLFLANKESLVVAGKFLDTFNISPIDSEHSALAALLRGIKHPKKLTITASGGAFFKYNEVANLKANEALKHPNWDMGAKITIDSATMTNKLYELIEAKHLYPNLELDAIIEPSSSIHAFCESINGSMSAYFSVPDMKLSIANALLGESDFAACEYFDILKLAKLEFFEINPNKYPIFKLKDELLNNPDLGVIINAANEEFVYKYLKDECKFYDISDAVFKALDKFADSKINTIDDVFSVDKMVREFLNA